In Dehalogenimonas etheniformans, one genomic interval encodes:
- a CDS encoding hydrogenase small subunit, producing MTVKLTRRHFIELSAGSTAALGMSLFKHPEFHKLFAQALTEVPVIWFQGSGCNGCSVSLLNTFPITIQNLLLSEVVNGKHVSLRFHNTVMAAQGDLAMKALTDTEVAGPFALVVEGGIPLKDDGFYCEVGEKGGKGIPMTETIARLGPKAIATIAVGTCASSGGISSTPPNIGEVVGVHEFYKQKGITTPVINTPGCPPHPDWFVGTLAQVLMNGPESVKVDGDLRPTAFYGGTIHDQCPRRGSFTAKQFAKNFGEPDCLYLLGCKGPITHADCNARLWNNKTNWCIGSGAPCIGCAELKFPGHLGPIHEPIDLTQTMDKAAIGIVGATAAIVVGGAIAAASASGDKKSEH from the coding sequence GTGACTGTCAAATTAACGCGCCGCCATTTCATCGAACTCTCCGCCGGATCGACCGCAGCGCTTGGCATGTCGCTGTTCAAGCATCCCGAATTTCACAAACTGTTCGCCCAAGCGCTTACCGAGGTGCCGGTCATCTGGTTCCAGGGATCCGGCTGCAACGGCTGCAGCGTATCGTTATTGAACACTTTCCCGATCACCATTCAGAACCTCCTCCTGTCCGAAGTAGTTAACGGAAAGCATGTCAGCCTGCGCTTCCACAACACGGTAATGGCCGCCCAGGGCGACCTGGCGATGAAGGCGCTGACCGACACCGAGGTCGCCGGGCCTTTTGCCCTGGTGGTCGAGGGCGGCATTCCGTTAAAAGACGACGGCTTCTATTGCGAGGTGGGCGAGAAAGGCGGTAAAGGCATTCCGATGACCGAGACCATCGCACGCCTCGGCCCCAAAGCAATAGCCACCATCGCTGTCGGCACCTGCGCCTCGTCCGGAGGCATTTCTTCGACACCGCCCAATATCGGAGAGGTGGTCGGCGTCCATGAGTTTTACAAACAGAAGGGCATCACCACTCCGGTTATCAACACTCCCGGTTGCCCCCCCCACCCCGATTGGTTCGTCGGCACCCTCGCCCAGGTCCTCATGAACGGACCCGAATCGGTCAAGGTCGATGGCGACCTGAGGCCGACGGCTTTCTACGGTGGAACCATTCACGACCAGTGCCCCAGACGAGGCAGCTTCACGGCCAAGCAGTTCGCCAAGAATTTTGGCGAACCCGACTGCCTGTACCTCCTGGGTTGCAAAGGGCCGATCACCCACGCCGACTGCAACGCCCGCCTGTGGAACAACAAGACCAACTGGTGTATCGGTTCCGGAGCGCCTTGCATCGGGTGCGCCGAGTTGAAATTCCCCGGCCACCTCGGACCGATTCACGAACCGATCGACCTGACCCAAACTATGGATAAGGCCGCTATCGGCATTGTCGGCGCCACTGCCGCGATCGTGGTCGGTGGAGCGATTGCCGCCGCTTCCGCTTCCGGCGACAAAAAATCCGAACATTAA
- a CDS encoding nickel-dependent hydrogenase large subunit encodes MGNIVIDPISRIEGHLKIDVVVENGVVKDAHSSGTLFRGFEMFMKGHNPTDAQHYTQRICGVCPVSHGVTSVLNLDSAFGVDDKIPANGRIIRNLIQAGNTIQSHILHFYHLAALDYVDVTAAAGYTGNDPGLIKVADFIKRAGSDTAKLGPFFPRYEGDYRLSKAINQKAVADYVTALDMRRLAHEMTSIYFGRVPHGPGLVVGGVTQGPTADNIALYRQKLTVLRDFIDNVYIPDVIAVAEAYADHFSQGAGCGNVLSYGVFDLDSTADLTKRRRFQPQGSANTKLQLAAMDPKAITEDVKYSRFSSVSGAYPGNGDTQDSPDKSGAYSWLKAPRYKGGVYEVGPMPRMLVAYLSGDATVKAMVDSTLAHFQAPPSVLFSTLGRHAARALECKLVADAADGWLNELKVGEPFNVPFEIPDQAEGMGLWEAPRGALGHWITIKDKKIERYQCVVPSTWDCSPRDDKDQPGPIEQSLIGAKVKDEANPFEVVRIVRAYDPCLACAVHLVRPNGDVIGQYRVA; translated from the coding sequence ATGGGAAACATAGTCATCGATCCCATCAGCCGAATCGAAGGGCACCTGAAGATTGACGTCGTCGTCGAAAACGGCGTGGTCAAGGACGCTCACTCTTCCGGGACGCTGTTCCGCGGTTTCGAGATGTTCATGAAGGGCCATAACCCGACCGATGCCCAGCATTACACCCAGCGCATCTGCGGCGTTTGCCCTGTATCTCACGGAGTGACTTCGGTGCTGAACCTGGACAGCGCTTTCGGCGTCGACGATAAGATTCCGGCCAACGGGCGGATCATCCGCAACCTTATCCAAGCCGGCAACACCATCCAGTCCCACATCCTCCACTTCTATCACCTGGCAGCGCTCGACTATGTCGACGTCACCGCCGCGGCCGGCTACACCGGAAACGACCCGGGGCTGATCAAAGTGGCGGATTTTATTAAACGGGCCGGCAGCGACACCGCAAAGCTCGGTCCTTTCTTCCCCCGTTACGAAGGCGATTACCGCCTGTCCAAGGCGATCAACCAGAAGGCCGTCGCCGATTATGTCACCGCCCTCGATATGCGGCGGTTGGCGCACGAGATGACTTCAATCTATTTTGGGCGCGTTCCCCACGGGCCGGGACTGGTGGTCGGCGGCGTCACCCAGGGACCGACCGCTGACAACATTGCCCTGTACCGCCAGAAACTGACTGTGCTGCGGGATTTCATCGATAACGTTTACATCCCCGACGTCATCGCCGTGGCTGAGGCCTATGCCGACCATTTCTCACAAGGTGCGGGCTGCGGCAACGTCCTGTCATACGGCGTGTTCGATCTTGATTCCACCGCCGACCTGACCAAGCGCAGGCGTTTCCAGCCCCAGGGTTCGGCGAACACCAAGCTGCAGTTGGCGGCGATGGATCCGAAGGCGATCACCGAAGACGTCAAATACAGCCGGTTCTCCAGCGTATCCGGGGCTTATCCCGGCAACGGGGATACCCAGGACAGCCCGGACAAGTCCGGCGCCTATTCCTGGCTGAAGGCGCCCCGGTATAAGGGCGGCGTCTATGAAGTAGGTCCGATGCCCCGCATGCTGGTGGCTTACCTCTCCGGCGACGCCACCGTCAAGGCGATGGTCGACTCGACACTAGCTCATTTCCAAGCTCCCCCATCCGTGCTCTTCAGCACGCTGGGGCGCCATGCCGCCCGCGCCCTTGAATGCAAGCTGGTCGCCGATGCCGCCGACGGTTGGCTGAACGAACTCAAGGTCGGTGAACCCTTCAATGTGCCTTTCGAAATCCCCGATCAGGCAGAAGGCATGGGCTTGTGGGAGGCACCCCGCGGCGCTCTTGGCCATTGGATCACGATCAAGGACAAGAAGATCGAACGCTACCAGTGCGTCGTACCGTCAACCTGGGACTGCTCACCGCGCGATGACAAGGACCAGCCCGGTCCCATTGAACAATCACTGATCGGCGCCAAGGTCAAGGACGAAGCCAACCCGTTCGAAGTCGTCCGCATTGTCCGCGCCTATGATCCGTGCCTGGCTTGCGCCGTGCACCTAGTCAGACCTAACGGCGATGTGATCGGCCAATACCGGGTAGCATAG
- the nrfD gene encoding NrfD/PsrC family molybdoenzyme membrane anchor subunit: MNNKNIPLFSFWGVVQILLALGALGVLTAKMIWGLGAVTNLSDNWPWGLWVAFDVGIYIASAAGGFVLAALVYIFKIEAFRPLVKPAILIAALGYTIGALGIAVDLGRSPLIVHPLWMWQPGSIMFEVAWCVMMYLTVLYLEFSPNILARFGLERSEKVHHALAVPLVTFGILLSFLHQSSLGALFLITPDQQPLWHLPLMGYLFVISAMSLGLSVLTIFTIVTAKSWKLTLRIDVLSKVMSIAAWILVFYLGLRFYDTAQSGHFSAFKFDSFGWLYIAEVGVGMILPVILIAMKKVRESRAGLLWASSLIFFGMLLNRINTLVLSHAPARTGSYFPTVWEFIFTLGLIAGAIYVFRLAAKYLPLFSDNKAGLPETVAKNNPVVVPA, encoded by the coding sequence TTGAACAACAAGAACATACCTCTCTTTAGCTTCTGGGGCGTCGTCCAGATCCTGCTAGCGCTGGGGGCACTCGGCGTACTCACCGCCAAGATGATCTGGGGTCTGGGTGCCGTCACCAACCTCTCCGACAACTGGCCATGGGGCCTGTGGGTCGCCTTTGACGTCGGCATCTACATCGCCTCGGCGGCCGGCGGCTTCGTCCTGGCGGCGCTGGTCTACATCTTCAAGATCGAGGCTTTCCGTCCCCTGGTCAAGCCGGCCATCCTGATCGCCGCCCTGGGCTACACCATCGGCGCTCTTGGTATTGCCGTCGACCTCGGCCGCAGCCCGCTCATTGTTCACCCCCTGTGGATGTGGCAGCCTGGCTCCATCATGTTCGAAGTGGCCTGGTGCGTCATGATGTACTTGACCGTCCTGTATCTCGAATTTTCACCCAATATCCTCGCCCGCTTCGGACTTGAGAGATCTGAAAAGGTGCATCATGCCCTGGCGGTACCGCTGGTCACCTTCGGCATCCTCTTGTCCTTCCTGCACCAATCGTCTTTGGGCGCCCTGTTCCTGATCACCCCGGACCAGCAGCCGCTGTGGCACCTGCCGCTCATGGGATATCTCTTCGTCATCTCCGCCATGTCGCTGGGTCTTTCGGTGCTGACTATCTTCACCATCGTCACCGCCAAGTCCTGGAAGCTGACTTTGAGGATAGACGTGCTGTCCAAGGTCATGTCCATCGCCGCCTGGATATTGGTCTTCTACCTTGGCCTCAGGTTCTATGATACCGCCCAGTCGGGCCACTTCTCGGCCTTCAAGTTCGATAGCTTCGGCTGGCTATACATCGCCGAAGTCGGCGTGGGCATGATCCTGCCGGTCATCCTCATCGCCATGAAGAAGGTCAGGGAGTCCAGAGCCGGACTGCTGTGGGCATCATCCCTCATCTTCTTCGGCATGCTTCTAAACCGCATCAATACCCTGGTGCTGTCTCATGCACCCGCCCGTACCGGCAGCTACTTCCCGACGGTGTGGGAGTTCATCTTCACCCTGGGTCTTATCGCCGGTGCCATCTACGTCTTCCGGCTGGCGGCCAAGTATCTGCCGCTCTTCTCCGACAACAAGGCCGGCTTGCCCGAGACTGTGGCCAAGAACAACCCGGTGGTCGTACCGGCTTAA
- a CDS encoding barstar family protein, translating to MNVIDFNVLFSSTTNSGLYSADTKYGKSEIRQATEKYGFEMTSLSFDRISTKLGFLRRVAKVFHFPVYFGHNWDALKDSLTDLSWKPAKGYVILITHFQSLKNKMPEDFEVIKEIFRSSASYWKDQGKPFFVILLDG from the coding sequence ATGAACGTGATAGACTTTAATGTGTTATTCAGTTCAACAACAAACTCGGGCCTATACTCGGCGGATACCAAATATGGGAAGTCAGAGATTCGACAGGCAACCGAAAAGTATGGTTTCGAAATGACGTCCCTTAGTTTTGATCGAATCAGCACGAAACTGGGTTTTCTAAGGCGGGTTGCCAAAGTATTTCATTTCCCAGTCTACTTCGGACATAACTGGGACGCCCTCAAAGACAGCCTTACTGATCTTTCGTGGAAACCTGCCAAGGGCTACGTCATTCTAATTACTCACTTTCAATCCCTTAAGAACAAAATGCCTGAGGACTTTGAGGTTATTAAGGAAATTTTTCGATCCAGCGCTTCGTATTGGAAGGATCAAGGTAAACCTTTTTTCGTCATCTTATTGGATGGATGA
- a CDS encoding ribonuclease domain-containing protein — protein sequence MDHLVSILSTPRTRIISITLIVLLSGVISLVGCALVPSGSTNGETSYRTIRYSDLPTEAKTTLHLIDIRGPFPFPQDGSVFNNFEMLLPKKGSGYYHEYTVITPGSSDRGPRRIVIGANGESYYTDDHYASFRLIVR from the coding sequence ATGGATCATCTGGTTTCTATTCTTTCTACCCCGAGAACTCGGATAATTTCTATTACGTTGATTGTTCTTCTTTCGGGTGTAATTTCCTTAGTAGGATGCGCATTAGTTCCTTCAGGTTCGACGAACGGAGAAACTAGTTACAGGACTATCAGATATTCCGATCTGCCTACCGAAGCCAAAACTACCCTGCATCTGATTGACATCCGGGGACCCTTCCCCTTCCCGCAAGACGGTTCCGTGTTCAATAATTTCGAAATGCTACTTCCCAAAAAGGGATCAGGCTATTACCATGAGTACACAGTCATTACTCCGGGATCGAGTGACCGAGGACCGCGAAGGATTGTGATCGGCGCCAACGGAGAATCTTATTATACAGACGACCATTATGCTAGTTTCAGGTTGATTGTGAGATGA
- the glmS gene encoding glutamine--fructose-6-phosphate transaminase (isomerizing), translated as MCGIVGYIGNKSAQFVLLRAMEQLEYRGYDSSGIAVLDDVINVYKGACRVGNLRNSSPRFVGTVGIGHTRWATHGEPSKVNAHPHLDCGGKIALVHNGVVSNYRPLKEKLIAEGHVFLSETDTEVIPHLIEKHYTGNLEQALAETIVQLKGSYAIVAIAEGEHKLVFARQQSPLVIGIGESEILVASDIPPLLEHTNKVIYLEDGEIGVADQNSLKILKNGKETTRAIVPIDWSADQVEKNEFEHFMLKEIYEQPRIINQALEGFFHRTAPVIDAEFMRYKKGKGLLIFACGTSYHAGLIGKYVIEELLDIPVRVELASEVNHRERTIPVANVIAITQSGETADVLTSLSRLKQAGCATLAITNVKGSSVTQLADKVTYTHAGPEFGVAATKTFIAQLMELYRLALLQQDTEENLREQLIVRLSQLPDLVQSVIDNQDQIKACSRYLTRFSNVFFIGRGINYPVALEGALKLKEISYIHAEGYAAGELKHGPFSLLQQDTPVVAIVNRDACYDAMVTNIKEIKSRKAPVIALVQETDTEIPGLVDFTIRIPVTHTLLSPIINTVALQLLAYFAAKFRDCPIDFPRNLAKSVTVE; from the coding sequence ATGTGTGGCATCGTTGGTTACATTGGGAACAAATCCGCTCAGTTTGTACTGCTGAGGGCAATGGAACAGCTGGAATACCGGGGTTATGACTCATCGGGTATTGCAGTACTAGATGATGTAATTAACGTTTATAAGGGTGCTTGCCGGGTCGGCAATCTAAGAAATTCATCTCCCAGGTTTGTGGGTACCGTCGGAATCGGGCATACCCGCTGGGCCACCCACGGAGAACCTTCGAAAGTCAACGCTCATCCCCATCTTGATTGCGGCGGCAAAATTGCTCTGGTCCATAACGGCGTCGTTTCAAACTATCGACCATTGAAGGAGAAGCTGATTGCCGAAGGCCACGTATTTCTTTCGGAGACCGATACTGAGGTCATCCCTCATCTGATAGAAAAGCATTACACAGGAAACCTCGAACAGGCATTGGCGGAAACCATTGTCCAGTTAAAGGGCTCCTATGCGATTGTCGCGATCGCTGAAGGCGAACATAAGCTGGTATTTGCCCGCCAGCAGAGCCCCCTGGTCATCGGCATCGGAGAGAGTGAGATCTTAGTTGCGTCTGACATCCCACCTCTTCTAGAACACACTAACAAGGTGATTTACCTTGAAGACGGTGAAATCGGTGTTGCCGACCAAAATAGCTTGAAAATTTTGAAAAATGGCAAAGAGACAACCAGGGCTATCGTTCCAATTGATTGGTCTGCCGATCAGGTTGAGAAGAATGAATTTGAACATTTCATGCTTAAAGAGATATACGAACAACCTAGGATAATCAACCAGGCTCTTGAGGGTTTTTTCCACCGAACTGCTCCGGTAATCGACGCTGAGTTTATGCGATATAAAAAGGGTAAAGGACTTTTGATTTTCGCCTGTGGCACGTCCTACCATGCAGGTTTAATTGGAAAATATGTTATCGAAGAATTGTTGGACATACCTGTTCGGGTGGAGTTGGCATCAGAGGTCAACCACCGTGAACGCACTATTCCTGTCGCCAATGTCATCGCTATCACCCAATCTGGGGAGACCGCTGACGTTTTGACGTCGCTCAGTAGATTAAAACAAGCGGGCTGCGCCACCTTGGCCATCACTAATGTCAAAGGCAGTTCTGTTACTCAATTGGCCGACAAGGTCACCTACACCCATGCTGGCCCAGAATTCGGTGTGGCTGCCACTAAAACCTTCATCGCCCAACTTATGGAACTTTATCGACTTGCTTTGCTGCAACAGGACACGGAAGAGAACTTGCGCGAGCAACTGATAGTCCGGTTGAGCCAACTTCCGGACTTAGTGCAAAGTGTAATTGACAATCAAGATCAGATAAAAGCCTGTTCGCGCTATTTAACGCGGTTCTCAAATGTCTTTTTTATTGGTCGAGGCATCAATTATCCGGTCGCCCTCGAGGGGGCTCTGAAGCTTAAAGAGATCAGTTATATCCATGCCGAGGGTTATGCCGCGGGTGAACTGAAACACGGTCCGTTCTCTCTGCTGCAACAAGATACCCCTGTGGTCGCCATAGTTAATCGGGACGCCTGTTATGATGCAATGGTTACCAATATAAAAGAAATAAAGTCTCGCAAAGCGCCTGTGATTGCTTTGGTACAGGAGACCGATACTGAAATTCCAGGACTGGTCGATTTCACGATCCGAATCCCAGTCACGCATACTCTCCTATCGCCAATAATTAATACCGTTGCTCTGCAATTATTAGCTTATTTCGCGGCCAAATTCCGTGATTGCCCGATTGATTTCCCGAGAAACTTAGCTAAGAGCGTCACGGTCGAATAA
- a CDS encoding GlsB/YeaQ/YmgE family stress response membrane protein: MGILSWIFVGLVAGALAKLIMPGKDPGNIIVTILIGIAGGLIGGFIGNLLGIGSVTGFNLTTLLLATGGALLLLFGWRQLKNK; encoded by the coding sequence ATGGGGATTCTATCTTGGATTTTTGTAGGTCTTGTAGCAGGTGCTTTAGCCAAATTAATCATGCCTGGCAAGGATCCAGGGAATATTATAGTAACTATACTCATCGGTATCGCTGGTGGTTTGATTGGTGGCTTTATCGGAAATTTGTTGGGAATAGGTTCAGTCACTGGATTTAATCTAACCACCCTATTGTTAGCAACGGGCGGAGCATTACTATTATTATTCGGTTGGAGACAATTGAAAAATAAATAG
- a CDS encoding DUF4332 domain-containing protein, whose product MSSIVEIEGIGPKFAEKLKAIGINTVEKLLTSGASAKGRKELAEKTQISDALILEWVNRADLFRIKGVGEEFSDLLEAAGVDTVKELAQRKPENLLAKLVEVNKEKQLVRRLPYATSVADWVKQAKELPRVVEY is encoded by the coding sequence ATGTCAAGCATTGTAGAAATCGAGGGAATCGGTCCAAAATTTGCGGAAAAGTTGAAGGCAATTGGAATTAACACAGTCGAGAAATTGTTAACTTCCGGGGCCTCTGCGAAGGGTAGAAAAGAGCTAGCAGAAAAGACCCAAATCAGTGATGCCTTAATTCTGGAATGGGTCAATCGGGCTGACCTGTTTAGGATAAAAGGAGTAGGTGAGGAATTCAGCGATCTACTTGAAGCTGCTGGCGTCGACACGGTTAAAGAATTGGCCCAACGAAAACCTGAAAATCTCTTGGCAAAACTGGTTGAGGTGAACAAAGAGAAACAGTTAGTACGCCGCTTGCCCTATGCTACCTCGGTAGCTGATTGGGTCAAGCAGGCCAAGGAATTGCCGCGTGTCGTGGAGTATTGA
- the mscL gene encoding large conductance mechanosensitive channel protein MscL: MLKEFKTFIMRGNVVDLAVGIVIGAAFGAVINSFVTDILMPPIGMLLGGVDFTNMYAILKEGATSGPYDSLAAAQAAGAVTMNFGLFINVLISFIIVAAAIFFVVVKPLNMIAAKEAAKKAAAATPAAATTKDCPYCATTISVKAKRCPNCTSELR, from the coding sequence ATGCTCAAAGAATTCAAGACGTTCATCATGCGTGGCAATGTCGTCGACCTGGCAGTCGGCATTGTCATCGGCGCAGCCTTCGGCGCCGTCATCAACTCCTTCGTCACGGACATTTTGATGCCGCCGATTGGTATGCTCCTCGGTGGAGTCGACTTCACCAATATGTATGCCATCCTCAAGGAAGGCGCTACCTCCGGGCCGTATGATTCACTGGCCGCCGCCCAGGCTGCGGGCGCCGTCACCATGAATTTCGGTCTATTTATCAACGTCCTTATCAGCTTTATAATCGTCGCCGCGGCTATCTTCTTCGTGGTGGTCAAGCCGCTCAACATGATAGCCGCCAAAGAGGCCGCCAAGAAGGCTGCCGCCGCTACTCCCGCTGCCGCGACCACCAAGGACTGCCCTTACTGTGCTACGACTATTTCGGTCAAGGCTAAAAGATGTCCCAATTGCACCTCGGAACTACGCTAG
- a CDS encoding TRASH domain-containing protein, whose product MDLKKIADKGKEMAAQGKQAAGKVMNKVDVTCDACGKLMKPGGIVKKTIGDKDYQFCSNACVATFKPGQKTK is encoded by the coding sequence ATGGATCTTAAAAAAATCGCCGACAAAGGGAAGGAAATGGCTGCACAGGGCAAACAAGCCGCTGGCAAAGTAATGAATAAGGTGGATGTGACTTGCGACGCCTGCGGTAAATTGATGAAACCAGGCGGCATAGTAAAGAAAACAATCGGAGACAAAGATTACCAATTCTGTAGCAACGCCTGTGTGGCCACGTTTAAACCAGGGCAGAAAACAAAGTAA
- a CDS encoding DUF2780 domain-containing protein, with protein sequence MELLDQLTTKLGVSESQAKGGVGLLFKQAKERLTASDFSKVSASVPGVDSLIKAAPSSTSNSGVFGKIFSAFSGNKGGVLELAGGFSKLGLNSSMISKFIPIILAFVQSKGGDGVKGLLEKALK encoded by the coding sequence ATGGAACTCTTGGATCAGTTGACAACCAAACTCGGAGTAAGTGAGTCTCAGGCTAAAGGTGGGGTGGGTTTACTTTTCAAACAAGCTAAGGAACGTCTGACGGCATCGGATTTTTCGAAAGTCTCGGCGAGCGTACCCGGTGTGGACAGTCTAATAAAAGCGGCACCTTCGTCTACTAGTAATTCGGGCGTTTTCGGCAAGATATTTTCTGCTTTTAGCGGAAACAAAGGCGGTGTCTTAGAGCTTGCAGGGGGGTTCTCAAAACTAGGTTTAAATAGCAGTATGATAAGTAAGTTTATTCCAATTATTCTGGCTTTCGTCCAGAGCAAGGGCGGCGATGGAGTAAAAGGTCTTCTGGAAAAAGCCTTGAAATAG
- a CDS encoding dodecin family protein has protein sequence MSISRITEVKSASPISFDDAIRQGVARAEKTLKNIKSAWIANQEVLVNENGDISEYRVHMKITFLLEE, from the coding sequence ATGTCAATTTCAAGAATCACCGAGGTAAAATCAGCCTCTCCAATTAGCTTTGACGATGCAATTAGACAGGGCGTCGCCCGCGCCGAAAAAACTCTTAAGAATATTAAATCAGCCTGGATCGCTAATCAGGAAGTATTAGTGAATGAAAACGGTGATATCTCGGAATATCGGGTTCACATGAAGATTACATTTCTATTAGAAGAATAA
- the ypfJ gene encoding KPN_02809 family neutral zinc metallopeptidase: MKTKDRRKSQNIEDRRGAPRGIVGGGIGALVILVLAALLNGGDLTGVLDIFTGQQENAPYTETPAEKELSEFVSVVLAETEDTWTTLFREQNQVYSYPFLVLYTGSVQSACGVSGASTGPFYCPGDKKVYIDLSFFNELKLKFQAPGDFAIAYVIAHEVGHHVQTLLGITQQMDALRGKLSEKEYNKYSIRFELQADYFAGVWAHYANRMNLLEPGDVDEALNAAAAVGDDRIQQNTQGYTIPDSFTHGTSAQRQGWFYKGYVYGTIKDGDTFTLSDP; the protein is encoded by the coding sequence ATGAAAACAAAGGACCGAAGAAAGAGTCAGAATATCGAAGACCGTAGGGGTGCTCCGCGAGGAATTGTTGGAGGTGGCATCGGGGCGCTCGTAATTCTGGTTTTAGCGGCTTTACTTAATGGTGGGGATCTGACAGGGGTACTTGATATCTTCACAGGGCAACAGGAAAATGCCCCATACACAGAAACACCTGCAGAAAAAGAACTCTCAGAATTTGTATCGGTTGTTCTTGCTGAGACGGAGGACACCTGGACTACTCTGTTCAGGGAACAAAACCAGGTTTATAGTTACCCCTTCTTAGTGTTATATACCGGGAGCGTTCAGTCTGCCTGTGGTGTATCAGGTGCATCGACAGGACCTTTTTATTGCCCGGGTGACAAGAAGGTATACATAGACCTAAGCTTTTTCAATGAATTGAAATTAAAATTTCAAGCTCCCGGGGATTTTGCTATTGCTTACGTCATTGCTCATGAGGTTGGGCATCACGTCCAGACACTTCTAGGCATTACCCAACAAATGGATGCCTTGCGAGGAAAATTGTCGGAGAAGGAATACAATAAATACTCAATTCGTTTTGAATTGCAGGCTGATTATTTTGCCGGAGTCTGGGCTCATTATGCCAACAGGATGAACCTTTTAGAACCGGGCGATGTAGACGAAGCCCTTAATGCTGCTGCCGCTGTAGGCGACGATAGGATTCAACAAAATACCCAAGGGTATACAATACCTGATAGTTTCACACATGGGACATCAGCCCAGAGACAGGGTTGGTTTTACAAGGGGTATGTCTACGGTACGATCAAAGACGGCGACACTTTTACGCTTTCGGATCCTTAA